From the genome of Nitrososphaera sp., one region includes:
- the hemA gene encoding glutamyl-tRNA reductase: protein MTVEEKSKSPDHSVSFPVISARITYKNAPVHVLEKFCFKDMREAHTMFRESGYSECVLLQTCNRVEVYAVSSNGNQDSQYLLETWCKIIGLEPRDFADVRVSEGLDAVNHLIRLASGLDSLVVGEDQILGQVRRAFEFSRTNRFSGQALAAIFEKAIRAGSRIRSATGINKGNVSVASIAINIAEEYFDDLKNKRIILIGTGEAATLVAKLLKTQNVEFMITSRTAERAKWFSETIAGTPVQFDEALETLHDADIVFVATTAPYLLVTNERIELAMQGRSDSGRGMLIFDLSNPRTVDERVEKIHGVKLVTMDQIGELADKNLRLRISEYESAEKLVVSELKSIDSNLRRMKAEPSIVSIFKTVDAIRQRELDKALLMLGKDQVLSERQLKTIEQLSYAIVEGILSGPMNNLRRQLSQSDKYNEEILQLVARLFNYEDEQQGQR from the coding sequence TTGACAGTCGAGGAAAAATCTAAGTCTCCCGATCACTCCGTCAGCTTTCCGGTCATCAGTGCGAGAATAACATACAAGAATGCGCCGGTGCATGTCCTCGAAAAGTTCTGCTTCAAGGACATGCGAGAGGCACACACCATGTTCCGTGAAAGCGGCTATTCGGAGTGCGTGCTCCTCCAGACCTGCAACAGGGTTGAAGTTTATGCAGTTTCAAGCAACGGCAATCAGGACAGCCAATACTTGCTTGAAACGTGGTGCAAGATCATCGGCCTTGAGCCGAGAGACTTTGCAGACGTCAGGGTTAGCGAGGGGCTTGATGCCGTCAATCACCTAATCAGGCTGGCATCCGGTCTGGACTCGCTTGTGGTCGGAGAAGACCAGATCCTGGGTCAGGTTAGAAGAGCCTTCGAGTTCTCGCGCACAAACAGGTTTTCCGGCCAGGCTTTGGCAGCGATTTTTGAAAAGGCAATAAGGGCAGGAAGTCGCATAAGGTCCGCCACGGGCATCAACAAAGGCAACGTTTCAGTCGCCTCTATCGCCATCAACATCGCCGAGGAATACTTTGACGATCTGAAGAATAAGAGGATAATCCTCATCGGAACAGGCGAGGCTGCTACTCTGGTTGCAAAACTGCTAAAGACCCAGAACGTGGAATTTATGATTACAAGCAGGACGGCTGAGCGCGCCAAGTGGTTTTCCGAGACCATCGCGGGTACCCCCGTCCAGTTTGATGAGGCCCTTGAAACTCTTCACGACGCGGATATCGTATTTGTTGCCACTACCGCGCCATACCTGCTCGTAACCAATGAGCGGATTGAACTGGCCATGCAGGGCAGGTCAGATAGCGGAAGGGGAATGCTAATTTTCGATCTTTCCAACCCGCGCACGGTCGACGAGAGGGTGGAGAAGATTCACGGGGTAAAGCTGGTCACAATGGACCAGATAGGCGAACTTGCGGACAAGAACCTTCGCCTCAGAATTAGCGAATACGAGTCGGCGGAAAAACTTGTTGTAAGCGAGCTTAAATCAATAGACTCCAACCTGAGGCGGATGAAGGCAGAGCCGTCAATCGTTTCAATTTTCAAAACAGTCGACGCGATTAGGCAGAGGGAGCTTGATAAGGCCCTCCTCATGCTCGGCAAAGACCAGGTCCTCAGCGAAAGGCAGCTAAAGACCATTGAACAGCTGTCCTATGCGATAGTGGAGGGAATCCTTTCCGGACCTATGAACAACCTGCGCAGGCAACTCTCGCAGTCAGACAAGTACAATGAAGAGATATTGCAACTCGTCGCCAGGCTCTTTAATTATGAAGACGAGCAGCAAGGCCAACGGTAG